One part of the Sorangiineae bacterium MSr11954 genome encodes these proteins:
- a CDS encoding DUF4349 domain-containing protein codes for MINERMRWAIAAFLVASGAGCNSAARHRAAEAPPPIAPPTLPERPSFEYTPRRNTTKEEQETTRVRGAHGDSFGLFTSGYVGPRPNFLSHSVKAISSIFAAGGGSSSPSSSPNNPLGMPVAPIAPVAIQPGERRPTGERIELEAQFGIAVRDPRQAAKWVRDLVAASDGQIATDSESSSGRDDARIELLVRVPSSQFDAFAQRLVHVGRVELRNVKAVDAGPEERDLQVMIENLDVAIERYKLLLAKATTTADALAAEREIERASSDRDRIKARLTWLRDRIARATVAIALAAPSKPQLPGDDSADGDASPMYIGVRPLALFDVRDSGTDAYAGGGFTFRLRGNGRGRGLPVEVDLLRACCGSEPSRSGSGFMAQTGWDVWTRNFQSSKHRWLLPYAGVRLGFAMLQDRPDFLAGIVCGVDIFRSESISIGIQARGLMLAGNPDGPHFAIQPALTAELGF; via the coding sequence GTGATCAATGAGCGCATGCGCTGGGCGATTGCAGCATTTCTCGTAGCCTCCGGCGCCGGCTGCAACAGCGCAGCACGACATCGCGCGGCGGAGGCGCCGCCGCCAATCGCGCCACCGACCTTGCCGGAACGTCCGTCCTTCGAATACACCCCACGGCGCAACACCACGAAGGAAGAGCAGGAGACAACGAGGGTGCGGGGCGCGCACGGAGATTCCTTTGGTCTCTTCACCAGCGGCTACGTGGGTCCTCGGCCCAACTTCCTTTCGCACAGCGTGAAGGCGATAAGCTCGATTTTCGCCGCCGGCGGTGGCTCGAGCTCGCCCTCGTCTTCACCGAACAATCCACTCGGCATGCCCGTCGCCCCCATCGCACCCGTCGCGATCCAGCCCGGCGAGAGGCGTCCGACCGGCGAACGCATCGAGCTCGAGGCACAATTTGGCATTGCGGTGAGGGATCCGCGTCAGGCGGCCAAGTGGGTGCGCGATCTGGTCGCTGCCTCGGACGGTCAGATCGCCACGGACAGCGAGAGCTCGAGCGGCAGGGACGACGCGCGCATCGAGCTTCTAGTACGCGTGCCCTCATCGCAATTCGACGCCTTCGCCCAGCGCCTGGTGCACGTGGGACGCGTCGAGTTGCGCAACGTGAAGGCCGTCGATGCGGGGCCGGAAGAGCGCGATCTCCAGGTGATGATCGAAAACCTGGACGTCGCCATCGAGCGCTACAAATTGCTGCTCGCCAAGGCCACGACGACCGCGGACGCGCTGGCGGCCGAGCGCGAAATCGAACGGGCCTCGTCCGACCGAGACCGCATCAAGGCACGCCTGACGTGGCTTCGCGATCGCATCGCGCGCGCCACCGTCGCCATTGCACTTGCCGCCCCTTCGAAGCCGCAACTGCCCGGTGACGACAGCGCCGACGGCGACGCCTCCCCTATGTACATCGGCGTGCGCCCTCTCGCATTGTTCGACGTGCGCGACTCGGGAACCGACGCCTACGCCGGCGGAGGCTTCACCTTTCGCCTCCGCGGCAACGGTCGCGGCCGCGGCCTTCCCGTCGAGGTGGACCTGTTGCGTGCGTGCTGCGGAAGCGAGCCATCGAGAAGCGGCTCGGGCTTCATGGCCCAGACCGGATGGGACGTGTGGACCAGGAATTTCCAATCGTCCAAGCATCGCTGGTTGCTTCCGTACGCGGGCGTGCGTCTCGGGTTCGCCATGCTCCAAGACCGCCCCGACTTCCTTGCCGGGATCGTCTGCGGCGTGGACATCTTCCGCAGCGAGTCCATCTCGATCGGTATCCAAGCCCGTGGACTCATGCTCGCCGGCAATCCCGACGGCCCCCACTTCGCGATCCAACCCGCATTGACCGCGGAATTGGGGTTTTGA
- a CDS encoding DUF2306 domain-containing protein, which produces MNVSRRTNSRPLNALRMIAGVAVMALSTVFVYRALRLFSFDPDKLGRYFSFKWIIMGHVLGGTVALFTGPFQLWKAFRVKYWRAHRIMGRIYLAAIGAGASCALILASTTARSVGWPYALSLHMLATVWLASALLAWRTAVTKRFKLHEEWATRSYIATLAFVVQSFSFEIPFVAGLGAFAEVSPTIMWFSWTVPMFAYAVSRATRA; this is translated from the coding sequence ATGAACGTCAGCCGTCGCACGAACAGCAGGCCCCTCAATGCGCTTCGAATGATCGCCGGGGTGGCGGTGATGGCCCTGTCGACGGTCTTCGTGTACAGGGCGCTCCGGCTCTTCAGCTTCGATCCCGATAAGTTGGGAAGGTACTTTTCCTTCAAATGGATCATCATGGGTCACGTGCTCGGGGGAACGGTGGCGCTCTTTACGGGCCCCTTTCAGTTGTGGAAGGCGTTTCGGGTCAAGTATTGGCGGGCGCACCGCATCATGGGCCGCATTTACCTGGCGGCCATTGGCGCGGGCGCTTCGTGCGCCTTGATCTTGGCGTCGACCACCGCGCGATCGGTGGGTTGGCCGTATGCGCTATCGCTTCACATGTTGGCGACCGTATGGCTCGCCAGCGCGCTGCTCGCGTGGCGAACGGCCGTCACGAAGCGATTCAAGCTGCACGAAGAATGGGCAACCCGTAGCTACATCGCGACCTTGGCCTTCGTGGTGCAGAGCTTCTCGTTCGAGATACCCTTCGTGGCCGGTCTCGGCGCCTTTGCCGAGGTGTCGCCCACCATCATGTGGTTTTCGTGGACGGTGCCTATGTTTGCATACGCGGTTTCGCGAGCGACGCGGGCGTGA
- a CDS encoding M4 family metallopeptidase: MSEGTGTDWITDQHPVFHTMSFAVPKKHAVPLEGGPREAAVLSMLARYKEVFGMRDPVVEWKHFRTNLDDQGFSHLRFYQQSRGVRVYGGDWIASVNARGELASMSGVYVPGVDAVDLSPTQTREQAADAARGDVKREWRGAANIGAEASPDPLIYAAEGVPPALAFAVRTDTVVDGFRHTDDSFVDAHTGAVLGRFDATHSQGATPYASGRSSKSYPPYNVQATDIRFPVSASNPPILDGRTRSGVRIQTLSHTSSDPITGSSLTNWTDTTRPSGAAIDAQANLARVVDAYEDLYKRKSFGDGKDVLAYINANDKGPINASMETDPFSGLFGWCNASFYFGDGDPARGYFPLSAAVDIVAHEFTHAIALCAWGGSIVPTPKAVDEAMSDILAMFITSKIEGGHPTALGRSTNVRHQPLRDLANPPCDRMDALSDTSLCPTYKFGWLDRPEPHSAGGIITYAWYLMTFGGTHKSTGQRVPCGLGWERSSRLWYQVQANEMPSSPDYKAAANATLSAGRKQNAPLQPIACAWVAAQVLKADDVKKQWNVDCPGASDAGVDSSPDGSSGIPDGGLYDPNAGPLVVCPAGPLIP; this comes from the coding sequence TTGAGCGAGGGGACGGGGACGGATTGGATCACCGACCAACACCCCGTCTTTCATACGATGAGCTTCGCCGTTCCCAAGAAGCACGCCGTGCCTCTCGAGGGCGGGCCTCGTGAGGCGGCGGTTCTCTCGATGCTTGCTCGATACAAAGAGGTCTTTGGAATGAGGGACCCCGTCGTCGAGTGGAAGCACTTTCGGACGAATCTCGACGATCAGGGCTTCTCTCATTTGCGTTTTTATCAACAAAGCCGAGGCGTCCGGGTCTATGGCGGCGATTGGATCGCCAGCGTGAACGCGCGAGGCGAGCTCGCATCCATGAGTGGTGTGTACGTCCCCGGCGTGGACGCCGTGGACCTTTCCCCGACCCAAACGCGGGAGCAAGCGGCCGACGCGGCGCGCGGGGACGTGAAGCGCGAGTGGCGCGGTGCCGCGAACATCGGCGCGGAGGCTAGCCCCGATCCGCTCATCTATGCCGCGGAAGGCGTGCCGCCGGCGCTGGCCTTTGCGGTGCGCACGGACACGGTCGTGGATGGTTTTCGGCACACCGACGATTCCTTCGTGGACGCACATACGGGTGCCGTTCTGGGCCGCTTCGACGCGACCCATTCGCAGGGCGCGACGCCTTATGCGAGCGGCCGCAGCTCGAAGAGTTATCCTCCGTACAACGTGCAGGCCACGGACATTCGATTTCCCGTCAGCGCCTCCAACCCTCCGATCCTCGATGGGCGGACCCGCTCCGGGGTCCGAATTCAGACCCTGAGCCATACGTCTTCCGACCCCATCACGGGATCGTCGCTGACGAATTGGACCGATACCACGAGGCCCTCTGGGGCCGCCATCGACGCCCAGGCCAACCTTGCGCGCGTCGTCGACGCTTACGAGGACTTGTATAAGCGCAAGTCGTTCGGGGACGGAAAGGACGTCCTGGCTTACATCAATGCCAACGACAAAGGCCCCATCAACGCGTCCATGGAGACGGACCCCTTTTCGGGCTTGTTCGGATGGTGCAATGCCTCGTTCTATTTTGGCGACGGCGATCCGGCCCGGGGATATTTCCCGCTATCGGCGGCGGTGGATATCGTGGCTCACGAGTTCACCCATGCCATTGCGCTGTGCGCGTGGGGGGGATCGATCGTCCCGACCCCCAAGGCGGTGGACGAGGCCATGAGCGACATACTGGCCATGTTCATTACGAGCAAAATCGAGGGTGGCCACCCCACCGCCCTCGGGCGGAGCACGAACGTCCGACACCAGCCGCTCCGGGATCTCGCCAATCCCCCGTGCGATCGAATGGATGCCCTTTCGGACACCAGCCTTTGCCCGACCTACAAGTTCGGCTGGCTCGACAGGCCCGAACCCCACAGCGCGGGCGGCATCATCACCTACGCCTGGTACTTGATGACATTCGGCGGTACGCACAAATCCACGGGCCAACGCGTTCCTTGCGGTCTCGGTTGGGAGCGGTCGAGCCGGCTCTGGTATCAGGTCCAAGCCAACGAGATGCCCTCCAGCCCCGACTACAAAGCGGCGGCCAATGCCACCTTGTCGGCCGGCCGAAAACAGAATGCACCCCTGCAGCCCATTGCCTGCGCCTGGGTGGCTGCTCAAGTCCTGAAGGCCGACGACGTGAAAAAGCAATGGAACGTCGACTGCCCCGGCGCTTCGGATGCGGGCGTCGATTCGAGCCCCGACGGTAGCTCGGGCATTCCCGACGGTGGGTTGTACGATCCCAATGCCGGACCGCTCGTCGTCTGCCCGGCCGGCCCCTTGATCCCGTAA
- the sbnA gene encoding 2,3-diaminopropionate biosynthesis protein SbnA, producing MIYSGLLDLVGNTPTVQLRSEATTEPAHLFAKLEGYNPTGSTKDRPAAYIIRKLLLSGELRRGATVVESSSGNFGVALAAVCRAEGLRFVCVVDPLLLAHNRFLLEQYGAEISQVDTRDDSGGYLKGRIARVQEIVESTCGALWINQYANEGNARAHYFGTGMEIYKAFVDQGLDYVFVPVSSGGTIAGVSQLLKQLFPQVQIIAVDTSGSVIFGGPPGKRHIPGMGSSIRPDNLQRAQIDRVVMVDEEDIVRGCLELLHRFGLFVGGSSGAAYCAAKQLLNDPQFVPIVSREYPQWRAHQREKPNVLLLFPDRGDRYGATLYSREWVTQTFPRLAGAELLRRAPSDTAVLSIGASTSKGPRAAQGAKV from the coding sequence ATGATTTACTCCGGGTTGCTCGATCTCGTCGGCAACACACCGACGGTGCAGTTGAGAAGCGAAGCCACGACGGAGCCCGCCCACCTGTTCGCGAAGCTCGAAGGCTACAACCCGACCGGGAGCACCAAGGACCGACCCGCGGCATACATCATCCGCAAGCTCTTGCTGAGCGGTGAGCTCCGCCGCGGCGCTACGGTCGTCGAGTCGTCGTCCGGCAACTTCGGGGTCGCGCTCGCGGCGGTGTGCCGGGCCGAAGGACTGCGCTTCGTGTGTGTGGTCGATCCGCTCTTGCTCGCCCACAACCGTTTTCTACTGGAGCAGTACGGCGCCGAGATTTCGCAGGTCGACACCCGCGACGACTCCGGCGGCTATCTCAAGGGCCGCATCGCGCGCGTCCAAGAGATCGTGGAGTCCACCTGCGGCGCTCTATGGATAAACCAATATGCCAACGAAGGTAATGCTCGCGCACATTACTTCGGCACCGGTATGGAGATCTACAAGGCCTTCGTGGACCAGGGCCTCGACTACGTCTTCGTCCCCGTCAGCTCGGGGGGCACCATCGCCGGCGTCTCGCAGCTCCTGAAGCAGCTATTTCCCCAAGTTCAGATCATCGCGGTCGACACCTCCGGCTCCGTGATCTTCGGAGGACCACCCGGCAAGCGGCACATCCCGGGCATGGGCTCCAGCATTCGCCCGGACAATTTGCAGCGCGCGCAGATCGACCGCGTGGTGATGGTCGACGAGGAGGACATCGTGCGGGGGTGCCTCGAGCTTCTGCACCGATTCGGGCTCTTCGTCGGTGGCTCCTCGGGCGCAGCTTATTGCGCGGCGAAGCAGCTCCTCAACGACCCGCAGTTCGTCCCCATCGTGAGCCGCGAATATCCGCAGTGGCGCGCGCACCAACGGGAGAAGCCGAATGTGCTGCTGCTGTTTCCCGATCGAGGCGATCGCTATGGCGCGACGCTTTACAGCCGCGAGTGGGTCACGCAGACATTCCCGCGGCTGGCGGGCGCGGAGCTCCTCCGGCGGGCGCCGTCCGATACGGCCGTTCTTTCGATCGGCGCATCCACCTCGAAGGGGCCTCGAGCGGCCCAAGGAGCCAAAGTATGA